The Flavivirga eckloniae genomic interval AGGGTTAAAATAGGCACTCTCTAAAAAGATACTCGTAGTAGCTTCTGTAACCCCAGAATCAATACCACCAAAAACTCCGGCAATACACATGGGTTTTTCGGCATCACAAATCATAAGGTCATCTTTGTGCAACTCACGCTCTACACCATCTAAAGTAGTAAATTTTGTTCCGGTAGGTAAGGTTTTTACTTTTACCTTATTGCCAGAAATCTTTACAGCATCAAACGCATGCAAAGGTTGCCCTAAATCGTGCAACACATAATTTGTTGCATCTACAATATTGTTTATAGGACTTAATCCAATGGCTTTTAAACGGTGCTGTAACCAGGCAGGCGATTCTTTAACCTTTATGCCAGATATAGTCACACCACAATACCGAGGAGCTAAATCTTTATTTTCTACATTGATATCAATTTTCAGGGTACGGTTATCTACACGAAAGGCACTAACCGATGGCGTGATAAGTTCCAAATTAAGATCCTTCTGAATTAAACCAGCTTTAAGGTCGCGAGCCGTTCCTAAATGGCTCATGGCATCTGCTCTATTAGGTGTAAGCCCAATTTCGAAAACCTGATCGTTTTCTATATCAAAAATATCTGCAGCAAGTGTTCCTACTTTTACATTGGCATCTAAAACCATAATGCCATCATGGGATTTTCCTAAGCCTAATTCATCTTCGGCGCAAATCATTCCATGACTTTCTTCACCACGTATTTTTCCTTTTTTTATGGTCCAGGATTCTCCTTCTGGCGTATAAAGCGTTGTTCCAATAGTGGCAACAGGAACTTTTTGTCCAACACCTACATTGGGTGCACCACAAACAATTTGTAAAGGAGATTCACCTCCTACATCTACAGTGGTTAATTTTAGTTTATCGGCATTAGGGTGTTTAACACAAGTTAAAACCTTTCCAACAACGACACCTTCCAAGCCACCTTTAACAGATTGGTAGTTTTCTACACCTTCAATTTCAAGACCTAGATCTGTAAGTAATTCACTAGTTTGTTCTGGAGTCCATTCAGTTTTTAAAAACTGTTTTAACCAATTGTAAGAAATTTTCATAAAACATTTGCTATTTTAAGAGTGCAAAGATAAAATATTGAAGCTAGCATTCAAACATTGCTTTTAATTTGTGGTATTAATGAAGTAAATATTATTTTTTATTTGTTAGTATTGTGTCGTTATTTCGAATAATACCATTCAAATAGATTTTATGAGATACATTACCATAGTCTTTTTAGCTCTTTTCGTTTTGGCTTGCAAGCAAGAAGCAAAAACAAACACATTACAAACGGGGACGTATCGTGCTTTATTAAAAGTAAATGAAACTGAAAATTTACCGTTTAATTTCGAAGTAATTTCTGAAAATAAATTAAACATTCTAAATGCCGAAGAGATTATTGAAGTTGAGGATGTTACTTATAAAAATGATTCGGTATATATTAAAATGCCTGTTTTTGAAGGTTATTTAGTTGCTAAAATTGAAGATGGTGCTCTTACAGGAAGTTTTGTGAAAGCTGGGTTAAATAGAATCATGGCTTTTTCTGCTGAAAAGAATACGGTTCGATTCGATACTTCGGAAAAACCTACAAACGAAATTTCAGGAAATTGGGAGGCAGTTTTTAGTCCGAAAGTTGAAGAGGATAGATACATTGCTAAAGGAATTTTTAGTCAGAAGGGGCATATCGTTACCGGAACCTTTAGAACAACCACAGGGGATTATCGTTATTTGGAAGGTGTTTTAGATGGTAATCAACTTAAACTATCAACGTTTGATGGTGCTCATGCATTTTTATTCACAGCTACAGTAACCGATAGTACTATGGTTGGTACGTTTTATTCTGGAAACCATTTTAAGGAGCCATTTACGGCCAAACGTAATGAAACTTATGAGTTACCTGATGCTAATACCCTTACCTTTTTAAAAGAAGGCTACGATAAAGTAGCGTTTTCATTCCCCGACGAAACCGGAACTATGGTTTCTTTAAACGATGAGCGCTTTAAAGATAAAGTCGTTTTAGTACAAATTATGGGAACCTGGTGTCCTAATTGTTTAGATGAGAGTAAGTTTTATTCCGAGTTTTATAAAAACAATCCGGATAAGGATATAGAAATAATAGCTTTGGCTTTTGAGTATGTAAAAACCGAGGAAGCAGCTTTTAATAATATTAAACGTTTAAAAGATAAAACCGGGATAACATACCCCGTTTTGTTAGCACAGTACGGCTCTTCAAGTAAGGTAAAAGCTCAAGAAAAGTTGCCTATGCTTAATCATGTACTGTCGTATCCAACAACTATATTTATTGATAAAACGGGTGAGGTAAGAAAAATTCATACAGGTTTTAATGGTCCTGCTACTGGTGAAAAATATGTTGCTTTTAAAACAGAGTTTTCAAGTTTTGTTAATGAGTTATTAGCAGAGTAATTTTCAATTATCCCCTCCATTTTAAAAAGTATTACTCCTAAAGTTTTTTTGTTTACAAGGTCGTAAGCAAAAAACTAAATGTTGCTATTGTATCTATAAATATTGAGCTTTTTTTGAATTTGTGGTGCTATTTTTGAAGCACGTAAATAGTCTATTCACTTAGAGCGCATTATCTTTTTTTCGATTTAATTTACATTGCTTTGTTATTGGTTTAATATATTATATTTACACCTTCTTTAATTAATCCATATGAAACTTTTCTCTCTGGTTATTTGCATTATGGTAACTCATAGTGTTTTTTCTCAAGAAGTAGCTATACCCACTACTTTTTATGAGGACGGCAGTATGTATAAAAAACCATTTGATACGTCGCAACCTTTAGCCGAATTTAAAGAGAATGAATCATGTACAGTTACAGCTTATTTAGGCAAGGATATCTATAAAATTGTGTACAAGGAATGGGTTGGTTTTGTGAATTCCGATTTTTTAGAAGTTAATGAAGACATGATGGATTTGTATTACGCTAATGAAAAAAAGGAATTTGAAGAAGCGATTAAGGAAGAAGAAAATAGAAAGAACAAGATAGCCGCTATAATTAAGAAGAAAGAAGACGAAAAAAGAAAACAAGACTCTATTGTTAAAGCTAAAGAAACTAGAAAGCGGGAAGCCGAGTTAAAGGAAAAGCAGCGTATTCAAGATTCGATACTTAAAGTTAAGGAAGCAGCTAAGCGCCGACAAGAGCTGTTGGAAAAAGCAAGACGAGAAGCAGAATTAAAAGAAAAACAGCGCGTACAAGATTCGATTGCTAAAGTAAGAGAAGAAGCCAAACGCAAGCAGGAGTTATTAGAACAGGCTAAGCGAGCAGCAGAACTAAAGGAAAAGCAGCGTATTCGGGATTCGGTAGCAAAAGCAAAAGCCATAGCCAAGCGCCAACAAGAGCTGCTTGAAAAGGCTAGACGAGAAGCTGCCGAATTAAAAGAAAAACAGCGTATACAGGATTCGATTGCCAAAGTAAGAGAAGAAGCCAAGCGTAAGCAGGAATTGTTAGAACAGGCTAAGCGATCGGCAGAACTAAAGGAAAAGCAGCGTATCCGGGATTCGATAGTTAAAGCAGAAGCTATCGCTAAGCGCCAACAAGAATTATTGGAAAAGGCCAGACGAGAAGCTGCTGAATTAAAAGAAAAACAACGTATTCGGGATTCGATAGTTAAAGCAGAGGTTATTGCTAAGCGCCAACAAGAATTATTGGAAAAGGCTAGACGAGAAGCTGCTGAATTAAAAGAAAAACAGCGTATACAGGATTCTATTGTCAAAGCCAAAGAGGAAGCCAAACGCCAACGAGAGTTGTTGGAACAGGCTAAGCGAGCAGCAGAACTAAAGGAAAAGCAACGTATCCGGGATTCGATAGTTAAAGCAGAAGCTATCGCTAAGCAGCAACAGGAACTATTGGAAAAGGCTAGACGAGAAGCTGCCGAATTAAAAGAAAAACAGCGTATTCGGGATTCGATAGTTAAAGCAGAAGCTATCGCTAAGCAGCAACAGGAACTATTGGAAAAGGCTAGACGAGAAGCTGCTGAATTAAAAGAAAAACAGCGTATACAGGATTCTATTGTCAAAGCCAAAGAGGAAGCCAAACGCAAGCAGGAGTTATTAGAACAGGCTAAGCGAGCAGCAGAACTAAAGGAAAAGCAGCGTATCCGGGATTCGATAGTTAAAGCAGAAGCTATTGCTAAGCGCCAACAGGAATTATTAGAAAAAGCTAGACGAGAAGCTGCTGAGTTAAAAGAAAAACAACGCATACAGGATTCTATAGTTAAAGCCAAAGAGGAAGCCGAACGCAAGCAGGAGTTGTTGGAACAGGCTAAGCGCGCAGCAGAACTAAAGGAAAAGCAACGTATTCAAGATTCGATTACTAAAGCAAAGGAAGAAGCCAGACGGAAGCAAGAGTTATTAGTACAAGCTAGAAAACGAGAAGCAGAGTTAATGGAACGGTTAAGGGTTCAGGATTCAATCCTTAAAGCCAAAGAAGCAGCCGAACACCAGCAAAAGTTATTGGAAGAAGCCAGAAAGCGGGAAGCGGAATTAAAAGAAAAGCAACGTGTTCAGGATTCTCAACATCAACAGCAATTATTGGAGCAAGCAAGAAAGCGAGAAGCTGTGTTAAAAGAACAATTAAGAATTAAGGATTCTATCATTAAAGCCAAGGAGGTTCCAAAAGTTCAGCAAGAATCGGTAACTACAGAAGTAAACGAAAATACCAGTTTAAAAAGAGATAAATTTCGAAATACATGCCATTATACTATAAATATGTATGATGAGTTTTATAAAAAACAGCATATACGAACGGATCCTTATTCAATAAGTGATAATTTAGAAGTGGAACTCTATAAGTATGGACAACAGGCAAGTATATTTATAAACTCTCCAGTAGATTTGGGATGCGTTAGTTATTTTACCCGTAATCGATCGTCTGTAAGAGTAACGCTTGAAAATAATAAAACCATTACGTTTTATCATACTTGGAACATGGAATGTGGAAAGTTCTTGTTTAAGGGAAACCTTACTAAATCTCATATCTTACATTTAAAAAAGTCCCCAATTAAGTCGATACTATTAAAGGGGACCGAGGGAACTCTTAATATTACGGATATAGATTATAAAGAGTTTTTTATTGATAAGCTGAAATGTATTGAATAGTTACTATTCTTCTGGGGCAGTATATGTAACAATATCGATACCAATTCCGTTAGGATCTACAATTGCAAAGTGCCTGTCTCCCCAGGGTTCATCACGAAGCTCTATTTCTATGGCAATACCTTTGCTTTTTAATTGGTTGTAAACGTCGTCTACGTTTTTTACTTCTATGGTTAAATATACGCCCTTGCCCATAAAAGGCGATTGAAAAACAGGCTTTTGACTGGGGTGATTTGGTTGTAAAAAACTGATTTCTGCAGATTTATTTGGGGTATGCATTAAAAGGTAAAACTCGTTTTCAAAAGTTACTCCAAAGTTTAAATATTGAGTGTAAAATGCTTTGGTTTCTGCTAATTTGTCTGTAATGATTCCTGCGTTGAGTTTCATAGATTTAATGTTTTGCTGATGTTCCTGACTATTGGAGATGTTAGTAATAACCAAAAAAGCCATAATTATTGTTTTTCGCATGTCTAAGTGTTTTATTTACACAAATTTAGAGCGATTGGTTACGTGTGGATTGTAAAAATCGGACAAAATCTATTGAAAGGCTATGGTTGGTGTTACACCATAAAAGTTTTTAAAATCTTTAATGAAATGTGCTTGGTCGTAAAAGCCAGCATCGTAGAATAGTTTATTTTCTTTAAGGCTTTGGCTGGAAGGTTTAGCATTTAGTATGTGCTGAAAACGGATGACTTTACTGAATGCTTTAGGTGTTGTACCTATATAAAAATTAAATATTCTACGAAGTTGTCTTGGACTTAACCCAGTTGTTAGATCACTTTCGGTTTCTAATACGCCCTTTTTTTTAAGAATCAGATTTAGAGCTTTAAAGAAGCGAGCATCAAAATCGAATGTTCGATTTTTAATTTTTTCGAACAATTTAGAATTTAAAAGATCTATAATTTTTTCGAATGACTGTTTTGTGTTGATACTTGTATTTATCCAGCTGGCAAACTCAGGTAAAACCAGTTTTAGCTCTTGGGATTTATTGCTTAAGTCTTTAGCATTAACACCAAATAAAAGCGGAAATGCAGAAGGCAGAAATCGAATTCCGATATAATTGAATGTTTTACCAATAGAAAACTCTGTATATTTTCTGCAAAATCCCATCACGAAATTTTCAGAAGGAAGATTTTTGTCAAAAAAAATGTCAATACATCCATCTGAAACCACTTGGTAAACAAAAGGAGTATCTAAAATTGACCGTGTTTTTAATTGCCAGAAACAGTAAACAAAATTTTCGAGGTTTTTTTCAGGATGAATTTCTTGATATACGATTCCTTTATGTTCTGTCTTTACCGTAGGTTGAATGGGTTTGTAAAACTCTTTTATCGATTCAAATGCTTTCACCTGTTATTTTAATGTTTAATAATGCTTCGTAAGGATTGCCACTAATACTCAATAATTTTGCGAATGCAGCTTCCGTGTTAAGTCCCTCAGATTTAAGTTTTTTTATATTGGTTTTAAAGTGGCTTCCTTTTTGATTCAATATGTCGTACTCAATAAGCATATGCCGATATGCATGCTGCTTTCTGGTAGGGACATTTTGTCCGAAAATTTCAATTTTAAAATCCCTAGATTTAAATTTGGCTATTGTCGATTCCATGTTGTAATAACAATTCGATTTAAGTTTAAAATCTTTTTTATTAGCAAACAATTCGGTTAGATGTTTCGAGAATTCCAGATGATCTTTACATTCACAAATAATATCCAAATCACTTTCTGGTAAGTCAATTTCAATCGGAATCGTTCCGGTTAAAATCGGATCGTATGTTTTTAGCTTTTCAAAAATCTTTAACTTTTTAAGTTCTTGATAAGCTTTTTTTTGACGTTCATTACCCGACTTTAAATATTCGATATTTGTAAAATCTGTTATCATTAACAGTTGTTGGTTATTATGTTTCTATATCTGGAAGATTTAATTTTTATTAAACATATCAAATATACATAAACAACATACATAAATTTTAAAAGAAGCTTGTTTGAAAGGCTTAGTATCAATTTTTAAACACTATCATGATATGTTTCTTAGATAGTGAGTGAGTTGGCTTTCCTGTAAAGTTCTTATTAATTTTAATGGAGTTTAGTGGCAATTAGTACGACTTTATCATCACATATATCGGTAGTAAAAAATAAGAACACATCACCTCCTTCTTTAATTTTGAATTTTTTCCGAATTTGTTGAACCGTTTCAGGGAAATTACGGGTTGTAATATTTGCTTTGGAGACACCTATTTTTTTTAATGCCTTTTTGTTATATGGTACAATGCTATCAACCTTAAAAGATCTACCAGGAAAATCAATAAGCGAATCGCTAGTATATAAATGTGAATGTTTATGAAGTTTATAAACGTTTAACCGATTACTTATAGTATGGAATGCTCCAGCTTTTAAAATAGTACTGTTTGGTTCGTACAAATAGGTAAGTGGTTTGTGGTATTTCGATTCTGATGCTTTTTCTTCTTCTATTGTAAAATTAAAAGACGCTTTAGCCGCTTTTTTAATATTCACGGTTTCAATATTGATATCGCCTTCAAACTCACTTTCTAAAATCCAAAGCAATTCTTTTACGTCATTGTTTACAGCAACGATATGAATAGTCTTTACATGTTTTAACTCGCTAATGCCAACCGATAAATCGAGTAGAGGCGACGTTTTAATCATAATGTTTTTAGAATGATTGAATAGCAAATCAATATGTTTTGGAACGTTAGGTAGACAATCGTTTAAAAAGAAGACCTTTCCCTTACTATCGTCCCTTCTGGAAGGATCGATATAAATCCAGTCAAAGTGTTTTTTAGAGGTTTTTATATGGTCTAAGCCGTCAACGTTTTTAGTAGTTACATTATCAACTTCAAGCTGTTTGTAATTGTGGTTTACAATACTCGACAAGCTTTCATTGATTTCGCAATGCGTTACCGTTTTAAATATCTTTGAAAAATAATAACAATCAATTCCAAAACCGCCTGTTAAATCTATTATAGAATTACCGTTAATTAAGCTGGTTTTATAATGAGCTGTGGTTTCTGAAGAAGTTTGCTCTATGTTTAGCTTATTCGGATAATATATGTTGTTACACTGAAACCATGTGGGGAGTTTCTTTTCACAGCGTCTTTTAGCCTCAATTTGCTCTATAATAGCCTTGGCTTCAACATTTGGAAACGATATGCCTTTTAGTAGTAATGATGAAATATCGGAATTTAAATGACTATCTATAAATTCTTGAATTTCAGTATTTAAAATAGAAGGATTCAAACCGAACGATTATAGGTTTTTCGTAAGCTTTTTTACAATCTTGTTTTCAGATAAAAACTCTTTTAAAATCACTTTTATGGCTGTGTAGGCAGGAACAGCAATTATTAAACCGATAACACCAAATAAAATACCAGTGATTAGAATGACTAAAAAGATTTCTAAAGGATGCGACTTTACACTTTTCGAAAATATAATTGGCTGACTTCCGAAATTGTCAACCAACTGACCAACAATAAACACAATAAATACCCAGAATGTTTTTGGTAAGATAACGTCGCTAAAACTTTCACCGAGGTTGCTGGTCATTGTTAATGTGATCATTAAAAGCGCACCAACTAACGGCCCAACATAAGGGATAAGATTTAGTAGGGCACATAAAAAGGCTATAACGATAGCATTTTCTACGCCAATAATTAGTAAACCTATGGTGTAAATAATAAATATGATAAGTATTTGAAAAATAAGCCCCACAAAATACCTGGAGAGTAAATCCTTAATTTTCTCTGATGAATTTTTCCAACGTGATTCTTTGTTATCTGGTATAAATGTTAAGATTCCGTTTTCGAACAACCGACTGTCTTTTAAAAAGAAAAAAGAAATGAATAGCACCGAAAACAGACCGATACTAAAGCTTCCTAATCCACTAACTACCGAGTTTAAAAAGTTAGGAATTAACGAGTAATCTATTTTAGATAACAATCGTGATTCTTTAAATGACTGTTCTATATCTATATGATGCAAATCGAAATAATTAATAATTTCTGCATATAAATTTTGAATGTTACCTTGTAATTCATCAATATTTAATAACGATAAGTTTTGACCTTGTTTTATAAGAAGTGGAATAAAAGAGCTTACCAGACCAATAAACAATCCTAAAAGAATAACCATGGTGGCAACAACCGCAAACGTATTTTTAAATTTTAAACGGTGTTCTAAAAAAAACACAACGGGTCTGCCTATTAACGAAATAACCGCAGCAATGGCAATATAACCTATTACCGATTGTATTTGATATAAAAAGTATAGTAATAGAGCAATACCAAGAATAATTGCTATGGCCTTTAAAATACCATTTGAGATTGTATTAGAATTCATTTAGTAAATATAAATTATTTATTTATCAATGTAAAAAGGGGAGATGTATAACAATTCTTTTGAGCTAAAATGCCATTTTTAGGAGAGGTTAATGCAAAGCTGCTTTGTGATTTCATAAAGTACAATATTGGTTGCTTGAACCACATTCATACTACTATTCTGGCCAAACATGTCAATGTGAATAACGGCATCGGAACAACTTAGAATAGATTCTGAAACCCCGAAATTTTCGTCACCGATAACCAAAACTATAGGTTTTTCTACCGAAAACTTAAAATCATGAACAGGTTCACTCTTATCTGTTATTTCTAAAGAAATGATTTGATGACCACTATTTTTCAAGTTCTTAACAACTTCTATAGCCGATTCATGAATTTCAAAATCAACCACCTTTTCGGTAGCTCGCGAGGTCTTTGTCATTTTTCTACCAAGCGGAATATGATCGCCACAAAGCATCAGCTTTTCAATACCAAACGCATCAGAAATTCTAAACAGACTGCCAATATTGGGTGCATTCGTAACATGATCACAAACCAAAGTAATAGGGAAACTGCGTTTCGTGAAGTTTGTGTTGTAATGGGTTAGTTGCATTTTTTGTGTTCGGTGTTCGGTGTTCGGTGTTCAGTACTCAGTGGCAGTATTCAGTGTTCAGTGGCGGTATACAGTTTAGGTGTCTTATCAAAAAAAACAACTCAATTTTCAAAAGCATACTTAACAATATTAGCTCCCATTTTAAGTGCCTTGGTTCTAACATCTATAGGATCGTTATGTACCTCGGCATCCTCCCAACCATCACCTAAATCACTTTCGTAGGTAAACAACAATACCAATCGTTCTTCCTGGAAAATACCAAAAGCCTGAGGTCGTTTGCCATCGTGTTCATGAATTTTAGGCAGACCATTCGAAAATTTGTATGGATCGTTGAATATTTTATGACTTGTAGAAAGTTCAACCAAATCTTTATCTGGGAATACTTTTTTAAGTTCTTCGGTAATATAAGGTTGCATACCGTAGTTGTCGTCTATGTGTAAAAAACCACCGGATATTAGATAGTTTCTAAGGTTTTCGGCATCTGCCTCGCTAAAAAACACATTACCGTGTCCCGTCATGTGTAAAAACGGAAATTGAAATATATCGGGGCTACCAACTTCTACCGTTTCTGGTTTAGAGCTTATTTTGGTATGTATATTTTGATTACAAAAAGCAATCAGGTTTGGAACTGCCGTTGGATTGCCGTACCAATCACCTCCACCTTTGTATTTTAAAATGGCCAAATCTTGAGCCATGCAGTTACCTGTCATTAATGAGATACCAATGACGATTGTTTTTGTAAGATTTTTGATTTTTACACAACTAAGTATCATAGTTCCAAAAATAAAAAGAATTGCTATGCAAAAGATACTTTTAACTATAATTATATCATCATTTTTATTTCAACCAGAAAAAAAGGAAACATTTAAACCTCTTGTTGTTTTAGAATTATTTACTTCTCAAGGGTGTTCTAGTTGTCCACCGGCAGATGATTTGCTAAATGAAGTCAAAACTAAATATTCAGATAGTGAGGTTGTTGCTTTATCCTATCATGTGGATTATTGGAATTATATCGGCTGGAAGGATCCTTTTAGTAAAAAAATGTTTAGCGATAAACAACGTAAATATGGACATAAGTTTAATAGCAGTTCTATTTATACACCACAGGTTGTTGTAAATGGAAAGGAACATTTTGTTGGCTCTAATAGAGGTATTATGAATACAAAACTTAATGACTATTTAAAAAAAACATCCACAAATACAGTGGTACTTAGTAATCTTAAAAAAGATAATAATACTATTTCTTTAGATTATAAAATAGAGGGTACTGTTAGTAAAAAAGCATTGCGAATAGTTTTAGTAATTAATGAACGAATCACTTCAATTAAACGCGGTGAAAACAGAAACAGGGTACTTAAAAATGCAAATATAGTTGTTAACGAAGTATCTCTAAATTTAGATTCTGTAAATGGAGAAGCAAGTATTATTATTCCAGATATAGTCACACAAAGTGATGATTTATCAATTGTTGCATTAATACAAACTGAAAATTTAGATATAACAGGAGGTAGCCAATTAAGATTATAACTGGTTAATAAAAGCCACCGAATGACAAGCTACTATAGCCGCTGTTTCTGTACGTAATCGGGTTTCCCCTAAAGTTACAGGTGAGAAGTTTTTTTGAAGTGCTTGTTCTATTTCTTTAACAGAAAAATCCCCTTCAGGACCAATTAAAATAGTAATGCCTTGTTTGGGGTTAAGTAGCTGTTTTAAAGACTTCTTGTCGGTTTCTTCACAGTGCGCAATAAACAAATCACCATTAAAATCCTGCTTTATAAAATCTTTAAATGGAATTGCATCATTCAATTTTGGCAAATAACAATTTAAGGATTGTTTCATAGCCGATTGTAGAATCCGCTCGAAACGTTCAGGCTTTACGACTTTACGTTCACTACGGTCGCAAATAATAGGGGTGATGCTATCAATACCAATTTCGGTAGCTTTTTCTAAAAACCACTCATAACGGTCGTTCATTTTTGTTGGAGCTACTGCCAAATGTAAATGGTAATCCTTTTTTGGTTGAAGTGATTTAGAAACAATAGTAGCCATACACTTATTGATATTAGGTATGGTAATTTCTGCCGTAAACAGCCAACCTTTGCCATTTGTAAGATGTAATTTGTCTCCAACCTGCTTTCTCAAGACTTTTACAATATGCTTGCTCTCTTCTTTAGGGAATGAAAACTGTGCGGTACTTTCTGCTATATCTGGATTGTAAAACAATTGCATGAGGCGAAGATAAAAATGATTTATGATTTACGATTTATTTGATTAATAGATTTTCGTATAAGTGAAATAATTAAATTAATAATGAATATTAATTGTCCCACTAAGAAGAGAAGTACAATAGTTAGAAGCGCTATGCTGCCATTGGAAGAATCATTAAACAATGGAAAATTTGGATTAGGGTTTATGTTATCAAAATATATTTGAACTAGAATAAATGAGAGAATGCTCCCAATACTTATAAGAATATGGATAAATATTAACAACTTATATAATTGAATAGTGAATTTAAAAAAGATCCAATATCCAAAACCTATAAAAATGAGTGTTAAGGTAAGTAACGTCATTAAATTAAAACAACTCATAACGTAGTATGTGTCATGTATGTTAATATCAATAACACTCTCTGTTCCATAATATATGAAACCAGAAATATAAATGATTGCAGCAGCTATCCAAAAATAGGTGTGAATTTTAGTTAGCATCATTTTTAAAATATTATAACGAATCATAATTTTCGAATATGGACATTAATGACTGCAACTGAACACTGCAACTAAAAACACGTTAACATTCTCGCAAAGCCGCAAAGACGCAAAGGAGCACTCCAAACTGCCACTGAACACTGAATACTGCGACTGCCAACTAAAAAAATCTCGCAAAGCCACAAAGCCGCAAAGAAAAACTGCAAACTGCCACTGAATACTGAACACTAAATCTTAAGCCTAGCAGAAGCCGAGACATTTTGTTCGGCAAAATCTCCTTCTAAATATTTTAAGTAACCAACAATAGCTATCATAGCTGCATTATCTGTAGTAAATTCAAATTTAGGAACATAGGTTGTCCAACCAAATTTTTGTTCACCATCCTTTAGTGCCTGACGTATTCCGGAATTAGCAGAAACGCCTCCGCCAATAGCAATTTGTTTAATGCCTGTTTGTTTAGAAGCTCGTTTTAATTTATCAACTAGAATACCAATAATAGTATACTGTATAGAGGCGCAAATATCGTTAAGGTTTTCCTTAATAAAATCAGGATTCGCTTTTACTTCGCGTTGCACAAAATAAAGAATGGCTGTTTTTAAGCCAGAAAAACTAAAGTTTAAGCCATCTACCTTGGGTTTGGTAAAAGTAAATGCTTTAGGATTTCCTTTTTGAGCGCGTTTATCTATTTCTGGTCCGGCAGGATAGCC includes:
- a CDS encoding DUF1223 domain-containing protein, coding for MQKILLTIIISSFLFQPEKKETFKPLVVLELFTSQGCSSCPPADDLLNEVKTKYSDSEVVALSYHVDYWNYIGWKDPFSKKMFSDKQRKYGHKFNSSSIYTPQVVVNGKEHFVGSNRGIMNTKLNDYLKKTSTNTVVLSNLKKDNNTISLDYKIEGTVSKKALRIVLVINERITSIKRGENRNRVLKNANIVVNEVSLNLDSVNGEASIIIPDIVTQSDDLSIVALIQTENLDITGGSQLRL
- a CDS encoding 16S rRNA (uracil(1498)-N(3))-methyltransferase, which codes for MQLFYNPDIAESTAQFSFPKEESKHIVKVLRKQVGDKLHLTNGKGWLFTAEITIPNINKCMATIVSKSLQPKKDYHLHLAVAPTKMNDRYEWFLEKATEIGIDSITPIICDRSERKVVKPERFERILQSAMKQSLNCYLPKLNDAIPFKDFIKQDFNGDLFIAHCEETDKKSLKQLLNPKQGITILIGPEGDFSVKEIEQALQKNFSPVTLGETRLRTETAAIVACHSVAFINQL